In the genome of Segatella copri, one region contains:
- a CDS encoding outer membrane beta-barrel protein translates to MSKYLISLILLSVISMGVSAQRITRQYNNVSFSAALKDLNARQDKYVINFVYDELEDFKVTKSIKNESVPDAIMNLIGFYPIKMKQVDNIIIVECIQKTSNRMMGRIVDTHHQPVDFANVALLNVSDSSLITGGVTNENGQFVIPCEVKKAIVKVSCVGYKTYCNAYRTGEVGAITLEDATLNLQKVVIKGHRKYISRENGKLTLDVQNSNLKNIGKATDVIKYIPGMLYTNGKYEVFGKGEPVIYIDGRKQTNTSGLSLLSSTNVKSVQLITNPGAEYDAETRSVINITTVHHSLDGLSGIVGAEISKHKNLSNNEEVNLNIHKGALDVFLAYQYDNTRSDIRYDVNQFNYEQDTFHEISASEYSDRSRSHDYNVGMNYAINKNHTIGGRYLGSISNYKMLDSPFDYMQTYKNDELLTSTDNKTEESEKERFHNVNLYYIGKLTDNLQLNLDADYVYAQLKHKQQVSETSRIDAVSKITHMQNDQRNRATALKGVFAWNMNKNNRLDFGTDFSKISSWGMSVNEEGKITDDQFKNKETKYAGFATFRLSASKWKGSIGLRYEYIHAINTDQGEVKNKTNYSDLLPSLSLSTMFGRVGMNLDFSSRVSRPSFRQLNNSVSYNNQYHYEQGNIYLKPQYVYDTELSVNYSIFDFKLDYQYIKDYIHPTVVAVSGKPGTVTWMSTNAKDFQQLGAQCVVSPVLGCWRPTLTVGVYKPYFTLSYNGEQLDYNRPYGLFAFQNVVALRNDWLFRCDFFWNIKGHHGIYEQNGYSSFNMMVQKQLVKKKLTITLKAEDLFDSSKLNDVKRVNFVVQNRKVNNFNRCIIASISYNFNSFKDKYNGSGSAEDEINRF, encoded by the coding sequence ATGAGTAAATATCTGATAAGTTTGATTTTGCTTTCGGTGATAAGTATGGGCGTTTCTGCCCAACGCATTACCCGACAATATAATAATGTGTCATTCTCTGCGGCATTGAAGGATTTGAATGCTCGACAGGATAAGTATGTCATCAACTTTGTGTATGACGAGTTGGAGGATTTCAAGGTGACGAAGAGCATCAAAAATGAAAGTGTTCCAGATGCCATCATGAACTTGATAGGTTTTTACCCTATCAAGATGAAACAAGTGGATAATATTATCATTGTAGAATGTATTCAAAAGACTTCTAACAGAATGATGGGACGCATTGTAGACACTCACCATCAACCAGTCGATTTCGCCAATGTCGCTTTACTCAATGTTAGTGATTCCAGTTTAATCACGGGTGGTGTAACAAATGAGAATGGTCAGTTCGTAATTCCTTGCGAGGTGAAAAAGGCGATTGTGAAAGTAAGTTGTGTGGGCTACAAAACTTATTGTAATGCATATCGTACCGGTGAGGTTGGTGCCATAACCTTGGAGGATGCAACACTTAATCTGCAAAAAGTTGTGATTAAAGGGCATCGCAAATACATATCAAGAGAAAACGGTAAACTTACGCTTGACGTTCAAAATTCCAATTTGAAAAATATTGGCAAGGCAACAGATGTTATCAAATATATTCCTGGGATGCTCTATACAAATGGAAAGTATGAGGTGTTTGGTAAGGGTGAGCCTGTCATCTATATAGATGGAAGAAAGCAGACTAATACTTCAGGGTTGTCACTCCTTTCTTCTACCAACGTGAAGTCTGTACAGCTCATAACAAACCCTGGGGCAGAATACGATGCAGAAACAAGGAGTGTCATAAACATCACTACCGTACACCATTCCTTGGATGGACTTTCTGGTATTGTGGGTGCGGAAATCTCCAAACATAAGAATTTGTCTAACAACGAGGAGGTCAACCTCAACATCCACAAGGGAGCTTTGGATGTATTCCTCGCATATCAATATGACAATACGAGAAGTGACATCAGATATGATGTTAACCAGTTCAATTACGAGCAAGATACATTTCATGAGATTTCTGCTTCTGAATATTCCGACCGCTCTCGCTCTCATGATTATAATGTTGGTATGAATTATGCCATAAACAAGAATCACACTATCGGCGGAAGATATTTGGGAAGCATCTCCAACTACAAGATGCTCGACTCTCCTTTCGACTATATGCAGACGTACAAGAATGATGAACTGCTGACATCTACAGACAACAAGACTGAAGAATCTGAAAAGGAAAGGTTTCACAATGTCAATCTGTATTATATCGGCAAACTAACAGACAACCTACAGCTCAATTTGGATGCCGACTATGTTTATGCTCAACTGAAACATAAGCAACAAGTGAGCGAGACAAGTAGAATAGATGCTGTCTCAAAAATCACGCATATGCAAAACGACCAGCGAAATCGTGCGACTGCACTCAAAGGGGTGTTTGCTTGGAACATGAATAAGAATAATAGGCTTGATTTCGGAACGGATTTCAGTAAAATCAGTTCATGGGGTATGTCTGTAAACGAAGAAGGGAAGATAACCGATGACCAATTCAAGAATAAGGAAACCAAGTATGCAGGATTTGCCACTTTTCGTTTGTCTGCCTCCAAATGGAAAGGAAGCATCGGGCTTCGCTATGAGTACATTCATGCCATCAACACAGACCAAGGAGAAGTAAAGAACAAGACCAATTATTCGGACTTACTTCCATCCCTTTCTCTTTCCACTATGTTTGGGAGAGTGGGGATGAATCTTGATTTCAGTAGCAGGGTCAGCCGTCCTTCGTTTCGTCAGTTGAACAACAGTGTGAGCTACAACAATCAATACCATTATGAGCAAGGCAACATTTATCTGAAACCGCAATACGTGTATGATACAGAACTTAGTGTGAATTATAGCATATTCGACTTCAAGTTGGATTATCAGTATATCAAGGATTACATCCATCCGACTGTCGTTGCTGTATCCGGCAAACCTGGAACGGTAACTTGGATGTCAACCAACGCCAAGGATTTCCAGCAACTAGGAGCGCAATGTGTTGTTTCACCTGTTTTGGGTTGTTGGCGACCTACTTTGACGGTGGGTGTTTATAAACCTTATTTCACGCTATCATATAATGGAGAGCAATTAGACTACAATCGTCCATACGGTCTCTTCGCTTTCCAAAATGTAGTGGCACTAAGGAACGATTGGCTTTTTCGATGTGATTTCTTTTGGAACATTAAGGGACATCATGGCATCTACGAGCAAAACGGTTATTCGTCATTCAATATGATGGTGCAGAAACAGTTAGTTAAAAAGAAATTGACGATAACATTGAAAGCAGAGGACTTGTTTGATAGCTCGAAGTTGAACGATGTAAAGAGGGTTAATTTTGTGGTGCAGAACAGAAAGGTGAATAACTTCAATCGCTGCATCATAGCTTCCATTAGTTACAACTTCAATAGTTTCAAAGATAAATACAACGGAAGCGGTTCTGCTGAGGATGAGATTAATCGTTTTTAG
- the gldE gene encoding gliding motility-associated protein GldE, with amino-acid sequence MDISTITDAFGDVVLLYPSTGVLVAAGLAAILLGASAFASGSEIAFFSLSPADVAELENEKTDADRKIMMLREDSERTLATILITNNFVNVTIIMLLNYVFAGIVEFGPKAYWLQFLIITVVLTFLLLLFGEIMPKVYARQDSLKFCRRCVSGIMLSRKLFWPLENVLLKSGIVAEKIIQKENHVLSVDDLEQALELTDKNDIKDEQSMLKGIIRFGDETAKEVMTSRQNIIDLDIRSTYPEVLKCIEENNYSRIPVYQDNTDNIRGVLYIKDLLPHLTKASNFRWQSLIRPPYFVPETKKIDDLLREFQDNKVHIAIVVDEFGGTSGIVTLEDILEEIVGEINDEYDEEEKFYSKLNYNTFIFEGKTLLSDFCKILNVDDEEFEEVEGDADSLAGLLLEIKGDFPSMHEKIDYKNYTFEVMNIEERRISKIKVTVHPVKENVEDSSK; translated from the coding sequence GGTAGCCGCAGGTTTAGCGGCTATCTTACTAGGTGCGTCAGCTTTTGCCAGCGGTTCCGAAATCGCCTTTTTTAGTTTATCACCTGCAGATGTTGCGGAACTGGAGAATGAAAAGACTGATGCCGACAGAAAAATCATGATGTTGCGTGAGGATTCCGAACGTACATTGGCTACCATATTGATAACCAATAACTTCGTGAATGTAACCATTATCATGCTTCTTAACTATGTTTTTGCGGGTATCGTGGAGTTTGGACCGAAGGCTTATTGGCTTCAGTTCCTCATCATCACCGTAGTCTTAACTTTCTTGCTCTTGCTCTTTGGTGAAATCATGCCAAAGGTATATGCCCGTCAGGATTCCCTTAAGTTCTGCCGCCGTTGCGTGAGTGGCATCATGTTGTCACGTAAACTGTTCTGGCCCTTGGAGAATGTTTTGCTCAAGAGTGGAATCGTGGCGGAAAAAATCATACAGAAAGAAAATCATGTCTTGAGTGTCGATGATTTGGAGCAGGCTTTGGAATTGACTGATAAAAATGATATCAAGGATGAACAGAGCATGCTGAAGGGTATCATCCGTTTTGGTGATGAAACTGCCAAGGAGGTGATGACCAGTCGACAGAATATCATAGACCTGGATATCCGCAGCACTTATCCTGAAGTATTGAAATGCATTGAGGAAAACAACTACAGCCGTATTCCCGTTTATCAGGATAATACGGATAATATCCGTGGCGTGTTGTATATCAAGGACTTATTGCCTCATCTCACGAAGGCTTCCAACTTCCGTTGGCAGAGCTTGATTCGTCCTCCTTACTTTGTTCCTGAAACCAAGAAGATAGATGATCTGCTTCGCGAGTTTCAGGACAACAAGGTTCATATCGCCATTGTAGTAGATGAGTTCGGCGGTACTTCCGGTATCGTAACTCTTGAGGATATCCTTGAGGAAATCGTAGGAGAAATCAACGATGAATATGATGAGGAGGAGAAGTTCTACTCGAAATTAAATTACAACACCTTCATCTTTGAAGGAAAGACCTTACTTTCTGATTTCTGCAAGATTCTGAATGTAGATGACGAAGAGTTCGAGGAGGTTGAGGGCGATGCTGATTCTCTGGCTGGTCTGCTCTTGGAAATTAAGGGCGATTTCCCAAGCATGCACGAGAAGATAGATTATAAGAACTATACTTTTGAGGTGATGAACATCGAGGAGCGCCGTATTAGTAAGATCAAGGTGACGGTGCATCCCGTGAAAGAAAACGTGGAGGATTCTTCTAAGTAA
- a CDS encoding helix-turn-helix transcriptional regulator, whose protein sequence is MNKEKDDFFLHSNEVNHINREDYEKIELLVNAAKAFARSTYQCVYIIDYFHQDFIYASDNLAYLCGLEPEQLMDAGYQMYIDHVPDADLQMLLEVNKKGFDLFNELPVGDRLDYTISYDFHLTNGRHSRLIHHHLTPILLSDDGRIWLALCTVSLAATDEPGHIIMQKNGERSYFEYSTLLHNWEKKEGITLSETERDVLRLSAQGYTMNDIADRLCKSVDTIKACKRNLFAKIGVKNIAEALFHATNYQMI, encoded by the coding sequence ATGAATAAAGAAAAAGACGATTTCTTCCTCCATTCCAACGAGGTGAATCATATCAACAGAGAAGATTACGAGAAGATTGAATTATTGGTGAATGCGGCAAAAGCCTTTGCCCGCAGCACCTACCAGTGCGTCTATATCATCGACTATTTTCATCAGGACTTCATCTATGCATCAGATAACCTCGCTTATCTCTGCGGATTGGAACCTGAGCAGTTGATGGACGCAGGCTATCAGATGTATATCGATCATGTTCCGGATGCCGACCTGCAGATGCTGCTCGAAGTGAACAAGAAAGGTTTTGATCTTTTCAATGAATTGCCTGTGGGCGACCGTCTGGACTATACCATCTCGTACGACTTTCATCTTACCAATGGCAGGCATAGCCGATTGATTCATCATCACCTCACTCCGATACTTCTTTCTGATGATGGAAGAATCTGGCTTGCCCTCTGCACCGTATCATTGGCTGCAACCGATGAACCGGGACATATCATCATGCAGAAAAATGGTGAGCGTAGCTATTTTGAATATTCCACATTGCTCCACAATTGGGAAAAGAAAGAAGGCATAACCTTGAGCGAGACAGAGAGAGATGTTTTGAGATTGTCTGCCCAAGGTTACACGATGAATGATATTGCCGACCGACTATGCAAATCGGTTGACACTATAAAGGCTTGCAAGCGCAACCTTTTCGCCAAGATAGGCGTGAAGAACATTGCCGAGGCACTGTTTCATGCCACGAATTATCAGATGATATAA
- a CDS encoding N-acetylmuramic acid 6-phosphate etherase, translating to MSNKVDKRITEQSSLYEHLEKMSVEELTAHINAENKKVALAIEQALPAINQQISAIEGQLKKGGRLFYAGCGTGGRLATLDTIEVQNTYGIDGSQIQAIFPGGIGCLTQTRESREDDLENGWHQLCDKHISKHDFVLGFSASGTTPFVLAILKHCKEAGIPTGCIVNNPHAPIAQAADYPVEVITGPEFVTGSTRMKAGSSQKMILDMISTSLQIRQGRVEGNKMVNAKLINHKLIDRACRIFMERNPEYTNYEEVKQLILKAGSVKKAEALLKSKSDLDV from the coding sequence ATGTCAAACAAAGTAGATAAAAGAATAACAGAACAGAGCTCGCTCTACGAACATCTGGAGAAGATGAGCGTGGAAGAACTCACCGCTCATATCAATGCAGAAAACAAGAAGGTGGCGCTGGCGATAGAACAAGCATTACCCGCTATCAACCAACAGATTTCCGCCATCGAAGGGCAGCTGAAGAAGGGCGGAAGGCTCTTCTATGCCGGTTGCGGAACGGGCGGAAGACTGGCTACACTCGATACTATCGAAGTGCAGAACACCTATGGTATCGACGGTTCACAGATACAGGCCATCTTCCCTGGAGGCATCGGCTGCCTTACACAAACCAGGGAATCAAGAGAAGACGACCTGGAGAATGGCTGGCACCAGCTCTGCGACAAGCATATCTCAAAGCATGATTTCGTGCTGGGCTTCTCGGCAAGCGGCACTACTCCCTTCGTGCTCGCCATCCTGAAACATTGCAAGGAGGCAGGCATTCCTACGGGTTGCATCGTCAACAATCCCCACGCTCCCATCGCCCAGGCTGCCGATTATCCTGTAGAGGTCATCACGGGACCGGAGTTCGTAACGGGAAGTACCCGCATGAAAGCCGGTTCATCGCAGAAGATGATTCTGGATATGATCAGTACTTCTCTCCAGATACGCCAAGGACGAGTGGAAGGCAACAAGATGGTGAACGCCAAGCTTATCAACCATAAACTCATTGACCGCGCCTGCCGTATCTTCATGGAACGCAATCCGGAATACACGAATTACGAGGAAGTGAAGCAACTGATACTGAAAGCAGGAAGCGTGAAGAAGGCGGAAGCTCTGCTGAAGAGTAAAAGCGATTTAGATGTTTAG
- a CDS encoding 4'-phosphopantetheinyl transferase family protein: MAVVNIREVYPGVSLGLWQMDETVEQLFEAYPLLQAYRSQVEEKYKNDGRKLEFLAIRALMYEMLKTNGASKGLLSHAGDITHNEAGKPLFRGYHISVSHTKGYAALILSKNKEVAVDIEYFSDRVERIASKFLRKDEKAEDLDAKLVHWCAKETVFKLFSEEKLMFEDMRVKPFDTMADWSCDVENLKSRKTAHVDFELTMEFVLTYAAL, translated from the coding sequence ATGGCAGTAGTCAATATACGAGAAGTTTATCCAGGTGTGAGTCTGGGCTTGTGGCAGATGGATGAGACTGTAGAACAGTTGTTTGAAGCATATCCTCTTCTGCAGGCTTACCGCTCCCAGGTGGAAGAGAAATATAAGAACGATGGCAGGAAACTGGAGTTTCTTGCCATTCGTGCATTAATGTATGAGATGCTCAAGACGAACGGAGCTTCCAAGGGCTTGCTTTCTCATGCGGGTGACATTACCCACAACGAGGCTGGAAAGCCATTGTTCCGTGGTTATCATATCAGCGTTTCGCATACCAAGGGTTATGCTGCGCTTATCCTTTCCAAGAATAAGGAAGTGGCGGTAGATATCGAATACTTCAGCGATAGGGTAGAGCGCATCGCTTCCAAATTCCTGCGAAAGGATGAGAAGGCGGAAGATCTGGATGCCAAGCTGGTGCATTGGTGTGCCAAGGAAACGGTCTTCAAGTTATTCTCAGAGGAAAAACTGATGTTTGAGGATATGCGGGTAAAGCCATTTGATACGATGGCAGACTGGTCGTGTGATGTGGAGAATCTCAAGAGCAGGAAGACGGCTCATGTGGATTTCGAATTAACCATGGAGTTTGTTCTTACCTATGCTGCGCTGTAA
- a CDS encoding SDR family NAD(P)-dependent oxidoreductase: MAKKAIVMGATSGIGMEVAKLLAAKGWQVGIAGRRIERLQALISQGGITCYQQIDVTSPDAPAQLLELIDKLGGMDLYFHSSGIGWQNNSLDIEKEMKTLETNGLGFTRMVDTAFNWFAAQSSTPTNKSELSVSESKKKANHTCQNFRIASITSIAGTKGLGAAPAYSATKRFQNHYLECLSQQARMRHLPIAITDIRPGFVKTDLIAGSSYPLQLKPEDVAKHIVNAIESGKEVKVIDWRYDILVFFWRLIPRWLWTRLRITT, encoded by the coding sequence ATGGCAAAGAAAGCAATTGTAATGGGTGCCACATCGGGCATCGGAATGGAAGTGGCGAAACTGCTTGCTGCAAAAGGATGGCAGGTAGGAATCGCCGGAAGAAGAATCGAAAGATTGCAGGCGCTGATTTCGCAGGGCGGAATTACCTGCTACCAGCAAATAGACGTGACTTCTCCCGATGCTCCTGCCCAACTTCTCGAACTCATCGATAAATTGGGAGGCATGGACCTCTACTTCCATAGTTCCGGCATTGGCTGGCAGAACAACTCGCTGGATATAGAAAAGGAAATGAAGACCCTAGAAACCAACGGCTTAGGATTCACGAGAATGGTGGATACGGCATTCAACTGGTTTGCCGCCCAGTCTTCTACTCCAACCAATAAGAGTGAACTTTCTGTTTCTGAAAGTAAGAAGAAGGCAAACCATACCTGTCAGAATTTCCGCATTGCCAGCATCACTTCCATCGCCGGAACCAAAGGTCTCGGTGCAGCTCCTGCCTACTCTGCCACCAAGCGATTCCAGAACCATTATCTGGAATGCCTGTCGCAGCAGGCACGGATGCGCCATCTTCCCATCGCCATTACAGATATCCGACCAGGTTTCGTAAAGACCGACCTTATCGCAGGCAGCAGCTATCCGCTGCAGCTTAAACCGGAAGATGTGGCGAAACATATCGTGAATGCCATCGAAAGCGGAAAGGAAGTAAAGGTGATAGACTGGAGATACGATATCCTCGTCTTTTTCTGGCGACTCATTCCTAGATGGTTATGGACGAGATTGAGGATTACAACATAA
- a CDS encoding IS4 family transposase has protein sequence MFQDKYVFAQLTAFLNRTQFNNYVRKYDGNRYVKHFTCWNQLLAMMFGQLSNRESLRDLIVALEAHRAKQYHLGLGRNTIVKATLAYANQTRDYRIFEDFAFYMMKEACKKRETNILNIPGKKYAFDSTTIPLCLATFPWAKFRSKKGGVKAHVLYDVEAQVPAFYTVTTASKHDSTAMSSITYEPNSYYIFDRAYDTFKELYKIHLTGSYYVVRAKTNLKYKMVKWKRRMPKNVLTDAEVKLTGYLSEKKYPESFRFIRYYDEEDDREFTFLTNAKHLSALDVANLYKKRWLVELFFKWLKQHLKIKRFWGTTKNAVRIQISVAIITYCLVAIVHHDMQLKRSTYEVLQILSISLTDKTRLRDLFDKTIFNDVKELDYPLFKGLFD, from the coding sequence ATGTTTCAAGACAAATATGTTTTCGCTCAACTTACTGCATTTCTGAATAGAACTCAGTTCAACAACTACGTACGCAAGTATGATGGCAACCGATACGTGAAACACTTCACTTGCTGGAACCAGCTTCTTGCAATGATGTTTGGGCAACTGAGCAATCGTGAGAGTTTACGTGACTTGATAGTTGCGTTGGAAGCTCATCGAGCTAAGCAATATCATCTGGGGCTTGGACGTAATACTATCGTAAAAGCAACTCTTGCTTATGCCAATCAGACTCGTGATTACAGGATTTTCGAAGACTTTGCATTCTATATGATGAAGGAAGCTTGCAAAAAGCGAGAAACCAACATTTTGAATATACCAGGAAAGAAGTATGCTTTTGATTCGACAACTATTCCGTTGTGTCTTGCAACTTTTCCATGGGCAAAGTTCAGAAGTAAGAAAGGAGGAGTCAAAGCACATGTCTTATATGACGTAGAAGCACAAGTTCCAGCTTTCTATACTGTGACCACAGCATCAAAGCATGATTCTACAGCAATGTCTTCAATTACGTATGAACCAAATAGTTACTACATTTTCGATAGGGCTTATGATACTTTCAAGGAACTTTATAAGATTCATCTTACAGGTTCCTACTATGTAGTCAGAGCCAAAACGAACTTGAAGTACAAAATGGTAAAATGGAAGCGAAGAATGCCAAAGAATGTACTAACTGATGCAGAAGTAAAACTAACAGGATATCTTTCCGAAAAGAAGTATCCTGAATCATTCAGATTCATTCGATACTACGATGAAGAAGATGATCGTGAGTTTACTTTTCTGACGAATGCAAAGCATCTTTCTGCGTTGGATGTCGCGAATCTATATAAAAAAAGATGGTTGGTTGAACTATTTTTCAAATGGCTAAAGCAGCATCTTAAGATAAAGAGATTCTGGGGCACAACGAAGAATGCTGTACGCATACAGATTAGTGTTGCCATTATCACTTATTGTCTCGTGGCTATTGTGCACCATGATATGCAATTGAAACGCTCGACATATGAAGTTTTGCAGATTCTAAGCATTTCATTGACGGACAAAACCCGTCTAAGAGATCTATTTGATAAGACTATTTTCAACGATGTCAAAGAACTCGATTATCCCCTTTTTAAGGGACTATTTGATTAA
- a CDS encoding type IV toxin-antitoxin system AbiEi family antitoxin domain-containing protein, translating to MTELLSILYKLRIFTLDELSEALKGKVKSVEALLARYKQQGWIVAIRRNTYCMKDIASGLPVCDKYEIGSHLSPTACISYHTALEFHGLAHQPFNEVFVKSMTRFNSFSFDDVDYTYCRQTKEIVGMMTPKGNPYVRVTDVESTLLDCFDRIDRAGGIEELLHCMEGIVLLNEERLIDYLARYDKAFLYQKTGYLLERIKEQANISESLLELCRAKGTKSVKWLTNNEESDTFVNKWRMYVPQELTSKEEYELI from the coding sequence ATGACAGAACTATTGAGTATATTATATAAGCTGCGGATATTCACTTTGGATGAACTTTCTGAGGCTCTGAAAGGCAAGGTGAAATCGGTGGAAGCGTTGCTTGCTCGGTACAAGCAACAAGGGTGGATTGTGGCTATACGGCGCAATACCTATTGCATGAAGGATATTGCGTCGGGTTTACCTGTTTGCGACAAGTATGAGATAGGAAGCCACTTGTCACCTACAGCTTGCATCAGTTATCACACAGCATTGGAATTTCATGGATTGGCTCATCAACCCTTCAATGAGGTTTTTGTGAAAAGCATGACTCGCTTCAATTCCTTTTCTTTCGACGATGTGGATTATACCTATTGCCGACAAACAAAGGAAATCGTTGGTATGATGACACCCAAGGGAAACCCTTATGTGCGAGTAACGGATGTGGAGAGTACGTTGTTGGATTGCTTTGACCGCATCGACCGAGCTGGTGGTATTGAGGAATTGCTGCATTGCATGGAGGGTATCGTCTTGCTCAATGAGGAAAGGCTCATCGATTATCTCGCAAGGTACGACAAGGCATTCCTGTACCAGAAGACAGGCTATCTGTTGGAGCGAATCAAGGAACAAGCCAACATCTCAGAATCCCTCTTGGAGCTGTGCCGAGCCAAGGGAACCAAAAGCGTCAAGTGGTTGACTAACAACGAAGAGTCGGATACATTTGTAAATAAATGGCGCATGTATGTGCCGCAAGAACTAACATCAAAGGAAGAATATGAACTCATATAA
- a CDS encoding esterase-like activity of phytase family protein, giving the protein MLRCNILTIFLAFSLLAGAQDWKVVRENPQKAFPKTVAAGNYSGIAHLHDDIYAVVSDKSDSALYFNFRIQVNPKTGEPEQVENLGFTERTDGTLNDGKPWQGLEKGFDHEAIVKVSDSTLVIASEGYCRLKEFPILPTSADAAKVGYQQNLWESRWPSTDFYPNYNFESLAFDSVRQYLWTIPESTLRKDGQPATPQNGLANQLRLMRFDWGKMKENRNKEDNGKEDSSEQVSSKKDSRYMMTYAYQMDQPSTHKKADIYVMGVSELCALPDGQLLVLEREAFIPKIKIGAFCKCKLYLINPLNSGEFSTDEKSSMKEKFSSDTPFLKKRLLTEWKTGLSLSKRSFANYEGMCLGPKLEDGSQVVILLSDSQDQYAGVLKDWFKTIVIRKE; this is encoded by the coding sequence ATGCTGCGCTGTAATATCCTGACCATCTTCCTGGCATTCAGCCTGTTGGCTGGAGCACAGGATTGGAAAGTAGTGAGAGAGAATCCTCAGAAGGCTTTTCCGAAAACCGTGGCTGCGGGCAACTACAGTGGCATTGCTCATCTGCATGATGATATCTATGCGGTGGTAAGCGACAAGTCGGATAGTGCCCTGTATTTCAACTTCCGAATTCAGGTGAATCCCAAGACTGGCGAACCGGAACAGGTAGAGAACCTGGGTTTTACCGAGAGAACAGATGGAACGCTGAACGACGGCAAGCCTTGGCAGGGGCTGGAGAAGGGATTTGACCATGAAGCCATCGTGAAGGTTTCTGATTCTACCTTGGTGATAGCAAGCGAAGGATATTGCCGTTTAAAGGAGTTTCCTATTCTGCCTACTTCGGCAGATGCTGCCAAGGTTGGCTATCAGCAGAACCTTTGGGAAAGCAGATGGCCTTCTACTGATTTTTATCCTAATTATAATTTTGAGTCTCTGGCTTTTGATTCCGTCCGGCAGTATCTTTGGACGATACCTGAGAGCACGCTTCGCAAGGACGGACAGCCTGCTACTCCTCAAAACGGATTGGCCAACCAGCTTCGTTTGATGAGGTTTGATTGGGGAAAGATGAAGGAAAATCGTAACAAGGAAGATAATGGCAAGGAAGACAGTAGCGAGCAAGTGAGCAGCAAGAAAGACTCTCGTTATATGATGACCTATGCCTATCAGATGGATCAACCTTCTACCCATAAGAAAGCAGATATCTATGTGATGGGGGTAAGTGAGCTTTGTGCCTTGCCCGATGGTCAGCTTCTGGTTCTGGAGCGTGAGGCTTTTATTCCGAAAATCAAAATCGGTGCTTTCTGCAAGTGCAAGCTCTATCTAATCAATCCTTTGAATTCAGGAGAGTTTTCTACGGATGAGAAGTCTTCTATGAAAGAGAAGTTTTCATCAGATACTCCTTTCTTAAAGAAGAGATTACTCACGGAATGGAAAACTGGTTTATCGCTTTCCAAGCGTTCTTTTGCCAATTACGAAGGCATGTGTCTGGGCCCCAAGCTGGAAGATGGTTCCCAGGTTGTCATCCTGCTGTCTGATTCGCAGGATCAATACGCTGGAGTATTGAAAGACTGGTTCAAGACGATAGTCATCAGAAAGGAATAA
- a CDS encoding HU family DNA-binding protein, with the protein MAIKYEIHYLPNAGGNEETRRFAHIFEQPAMTDKQMIERIAQHSCLGKGEVATVFMQLRDIIEEDLQNGKRINIPEIGYLSLSVNLDMDELKPDSKVRADYVSVRGIKFRPNEDLLKQVKYHTHFEKSQYTSRSYPFSEDALKEKIREYMKNHRSINRRTLEMEFHIRKQTALNWLKKLEESGFLIKEGSRNAPVYFLAEK; encoded by the coding sequence ATGGCTATAAAATATGAGATCCATTATCTTCCCAATGCGGGAGGAAATGAAGAAACTCGTCGATTCGCCCATATCTTTGAGCAACCAGCTATGACAGACAAACAGATGATTGAACGTATAGCACAACATAGCTGTTTGGGAAAGGGAGAAGTGGCTACAGTCTTCATGCAACTGCGTGACATTATCGAAGAAGACCTTCAGAATGGAAAGCGTATCAACATCCCGGAAATCGGATACCTCTCACTCTCGGTAAATCTGGATATGGATGAACTGAAGCCAGACAGCAAGGTGAGAGCCGACTACGTTAGCGTAAGGGGCATCAAGTTCCGCCCCAATGAAGACCTGCTGAAACAGGTAAAGTATCATACTCATTTCGAGAAATCGCAATATACTTCCCGCTCCTACCCCTTCTCTGAAGATGCTTTGAAGGAGAAAATAAGAGAGTATATGAAAAACCATCGCTCCATCAACCGCAGAACTCTGGAAATGGAATTTCATATCCGCAAACAGACTGCACTCAACTGGTTGAAGAAACTGGAAGAATCCGGCTTCCTGATAAAAGAAGGTTCCAGAAATGCTCCGGTTTATTTTCTGGCAGAAAAATAG